One part of the bacterium genome encodes these proteins:
- a CDS encoding peptidase MA family metallohydrolase: protein MTNGIGTKKLWHLTLFFALILFLFLGCNILAEDWKIYKSDHFSVYYEEDLSFTQRVGYKAEEYYKQLDRSVGFTRFGKFWTFDKRCKIYVYANKKNYLENNDIPSWSAGFANYDKREIVSYKESENFLISLLPHEMTHLILADFIEKNIPLWFNEGLAVSMELTSKSGYISAIKEELKKDACLSIYEVLDKTGYPEDEEKVLLFYSISYSLVDFLRSKGQYRFTNLCRALRDGKSFEDALRSSYQFDFENLERLDEKWQEHIKK from the coding sequence ATGACAAACGGTATAGGCACAAAGAAGCTTTGGCATTTGACATTATTTTTTGCACTTATACTTTTTCTTTTTTTAGGGTGTAATATACTAGCTGAAGACTGGAAAATCTATAAATCCGATCATTTTTCAGTATATTATGAAGAGGATTTAAGTTTTACTCAGCGCGTTGGGTACAAAGCAGAAGAATATTATAAGCAGTTAGACAGAAGCGTGGGCTTTACCAGATTTGGGAAATTCTGGACATTTGATAAAAGATGCAAGATATACGTATATGCAAATAAGAAGAATTATCTAGAAAACAACGACATTCCATCCTGGTCAGCAGGATTTGCCAATTATGATAAAAGAGAGATAGTAAGCTATAAAGAGTCAGAAAATTTTTTAATTTCTCTTCTGCCACATGAAATGACACATCTTATTTTAGCCGATTTTATAGAGAAGAATATTCCTCTGTGGTTCAATGAAGGACTGGCTGTGAGTATGGAGCTAACAAGCAAGTCAGGATATATAAGTGCAATAAAGGAAGAATTAAAAAAAGACGCCTGTCTTTCCATTTATGAAGTGCTTGATAAAACTGGTTATCCCGAAGATGAAGAAAAAGTCTTACTTTTCTATAGCATATCCTATTCTCTTGTAGATTTTTTGAGGAGCAAAGGCCAGTATAGATTTACTAATCTCTGCAGAGCTTTGCGTGATGGAAAGAGTTTTGAAGATGCGCTTAGAAGCAGTTATCAATTTGACTTTGAAAATCTAGAACGTCTTGATGAGAAGTGGCAGGAGCATATAAAAAAATAG